The Cucurbita pepo subsp. pepo cultivar mu-cu-16 chromosome LG18, ASM280686v2, whole genome shotgun sequence nucleotide sequence ATACTCTAAGCTCATTtcattgtgattttttttttttttttcaaataagagaaactttttttaaaataaaatttttaaaggatttgaaatttatttacaagTTTGTGTTAAAAAGGACGAATAagaataatttcttaaaaacggaataaacaagaaaacaaatttctttttaccCTTTCAACCACAAAATTGTACTtatgattaaataatttccTATGAAAATTAGgtaaataattgtatttttctaAAGAATCTTAAATTTAGGACTATAGTTGATTTTATTAACCATAgtaattagatttgtttatattatatatctcAATTTGCTTTTTAAAAAGCCAGCAAATGagtgattttatttatttatttatatatttttttggggaGATATTGATACTTTTAACGGCttggtaaataaaaataagctATATTGGCTAATTATTCACAAAAATGTCACGACATAAAACCAGAGCTGTTTTCGACGTTGCATGGGAATGGCCGGCGGAGTAATTAATGGGGTTTTGTCGTGTGTGGTGTCGCGTAGAATAACATTTCTCGAACACAGAGTGTTTCCTGTAAAATCCAATGGCTGAGATTTCTTCATCCAAACTGATGGCTGTGGATGCACAATAGCGATCTACTTGGGTTATGATCTAGTGGCTGCTATTCGTTTTCACCACTCACTTGGATAAATACATGGGTTGATTCCTCCGCACCACACATCTGTGTGGACcccaacattttcttttttgaactttttatttttcttttttataagtttacattttgtgaattttaaatacatttcataagtttaaataaagttttattcaacaataattaagtgaattgtgaattttaaatacatttcataattttaattaaaattttattcaacaataattaataattaagtgaattgtgaattttaaatacatttcataattttaaataaaattttattcaacaATAATTAAGTGAAAACGAACACTTATTTTTGgattcaaatttgtgggatagAGAGGATATGGTAATTGGACCTtgctaaaaaattaaatttatgattttaaattaaatttaatcatggaatatgcatgcatgtgtatgtgtatatgtatttgtaatagtttttttttttaaatattgataagttaaattattaatttagcctttCCAATCGTGGGTAGCTctactttatatttatataatttcttgAATAGGACTACGTGAGCCGTTTTCAGTATCAACAAATTGACGATGATATTTATGTGTATTCACTCAATCTATTGGATCGCCCTAAAagcttctattttcttctacAATATTACATCACAACTATGAAAATAGAGCTCCGAGCATACAATCTCCTAACTAgtgaaagtcccacattggctaatttagggactGATCCTAATATGacaatgagtttataatcaaataatattttctccattggtttgaggtcttttggaggagcgcaaaacaaaaccatgatagcttatgctcaaagtggacaatatcataccattgtggagagtcgtgttcatctaacagaGATATCTTGACCATGAAACTATACTCGAGTTAAAGCATTCAAACGTTTCTAAAAAAACAGAAGGGAGAAAGTATTAAGACTCTCGAACCTAAAGTAACATGAGCTCTGCAGTATGCAAAAAAAGTAATCGAGCCATTTTGGAAGTTTTCAGTCATACTTTCAATGAAAATCTTGCGTTTAGATTCGTATGCTCGGAACATTCAAATAGCGTCAGTTAAAATGTTTATGGAGCGTTTTAAGTACGTTCGATATTGATgcatgatttgaaattaatgttagctcaaaagaaaaataatattctcaaTAAGGCGTCaatatttctcaattttactataagatttttttaattaatatgagcaaattttttatttttttaatatttatttaagaagaATTATTTATTGAGTAAAATGTTAGgagaagaatatttttatttggtaattttgagttgattttatattgaataaattgaaaataattcaaattgaaaTAGGGGAAATGTGATTGGATCCATTGGTAGCTACCAGCCAGGATTGTGCCCGCTGATTTAGAAACGCACATATAAAAGCTTTTCCCGCCAAATTCGGGGTAGCCCCTACGGCATAGCGTAACGCTATGGCATTGCACTACCACGCCACATTTCCAACTCACCGCTTCTCCAATTGGTTCTTCTCCGTTCTGTCCTCCACTTAAATCTTGACCTCTTGAAATAACAGAAATCCTTAACCTTCTCTTTCGGCTGAGAAACGATCTCTGCCAAATTATTCCCGGTTTGCGATTCCTGAGGCCTCTGGCCTCCGAACTCCTATTCTTTTCTCGTTTTGAGATCTCGAAACGTATAGGTTTTTGGCGGTGAAGAGGAGCGATGGGGATTCTCTATGGAATGGTAGCCAGAGAACACGTTGTTTTGGCGGAGTTCAGCGCTACACAGACGAATGCGAGCGCGATTGCGAGGCAGATCATGGAGAAGATGAAGCAGGGAGACGATGATAGCAATGCCTCCTATTCTCATGATCGCTATATCTTTCACATCAAGAAGACTGATGGCCTTACCGTTCTTTGCATGGCCGACGAAGCCTCCGGAAGTAAGTCTTTTCAATGATTTGATCTATCGAGTTTTTTTCTGAAACAAAGTTTGAATTCCTATCCAACGAGGCGTCGAGGAACGGTTCCTAGTAGAGATAAtaataggttttttttttttatgagatttgAGGACCGGAAATGCGTTCTGAGAGTCTTTTTCTCATAGTTTTTACAACGTTATGCTTTTGATAACCGATCCTGAGCTCTTTGCATCGATTTCTCTCccttaaaatttagaatgaGCTTTTGTAGCTTGGAGTTGGGAGAAAAATTATGATGACTTCATTATTTTCCTCTTGCTATTTGTTCAAACCAAATGGATGTGTAATAATGATACTGTTATTATCACAAGCATAAAACacttttctattaaatttaaaccGAAAGTTCGGACGTTCTCTGCTTGTGTTGTAATTTTCTGTTGACCTAATTTCATTGTTCTTGAGGACAGAAGAAACTGTTTGCTCGCGCGGATCTGTTTTAAATCACTTTCACAACAATCTGTATAACAAATGCTTTCTACTTCACTCTTTAGTCCATGTAAATATTGAGAATGTAAGTAATTGGTGCAGTTATATGAATCTTCTTTCTCGCCCAGATTTGATGGAGAAATGTAAGAAAAAGTTAATTCACGAGATTTCGTAGGCTGCTTCTGCAAATTCGATTGAGAACTTCTACGAGAAATTGCATTTTTCTGTTTGGTTTCCGTTTTATAGTTTAGTTCCTTGAAACGTAATGCTACCAATTCATAAATTGTTCAAAACTTCATACGCTAAGCTTCACTGAACAACTTTCTTTTAAACAGTTTATGCTGTATTTTATTATCGTTGTTTTAGTTCTTGTTGAGCTCTTGGAAATTTTTTAgatcaagattgatttctcTTAATTCGAATCTACTTTTGTTGAATGAAAGTTTTCTTCTGTATAAAATGACTGCTTCCGTAGCTTTCATTTCGTTTATATCTAACTTTTCTTCAAGTTCGCAGTTTCACCGTCAACTTGATCAGAGAGTAGTCTCATTAACCGATGATAACGAAGCTTCTATCAATATTTGTGCAGGGAGAATTCCTTTTGCATTTCTCGAAGACATTCATCAAAGATTTGTGAAGACCTATGCTCGCACAATTCTCTCAGCTCCTGCATATGCCATGAACGATGAATTTTCAAGGGTTCTAAGCCAACAAATGGACCATTATTCAAATGATCCAAATGCAGATAGGCTAAACCGCTTAAAAGGTGAAATGAGTCAGGCAAGttcaaaaaattatctaataaaCTCTGTTTGATCTAAGTTAGT carries:
- the LOC111780674 gene encoding vesicle-associated membrane protein 711-like; translation: MGILYGMVAREHVVLAEFSATQTNASAIARQIMEKMKQGDDDSNASYSHDRYIFHIKKTDGLTVLCMADEASGRRIPFAFLEDIHQRFVKTYARTILSAPAYAMNDEFSRVLSQQMDHYSNDPNADRLNRLKGEMSQVRSVMVDNIEKVLERGDRLALLVDKTTNIQGNAVRFRRQSRRYRNTLWWRNLKLTCSLLLIFTIVLYILLAFFCEGLLLPSCLN